The DNA sequence GGATATATAAGTGGTCTGCTAAAGAAGAATGTTTAAGCTTGGTAACAGATATTCATCACCGCCCTAGGTCGATTGCATGTGATGAAGAAGATCGTCTTCTTGTTGTTGTGGAGTATTTCCCATCAAAAGGTGCAACGATAAATGGAAAGCCTGAAGTTTATTCGAAAACAGAGGATGCTAAAGGATCCTCCTATAGCTTCTGGTATAATACCGGCTCAACAATAAAAGTATACTCTATTGACCCTAATAAACCAGAAGAAAGCATGCAAGTGTTAGAGACGAGGCCACTAGCTTCTGTAGAAACTGTGAAAAAGGCCTTATACCCTGCAAACCGCTGGAGGGATAGTGGTGACTTCCTAACCGCAACTGTGGAAGAGCCGCAAGAGTGTTATGTAGCTGAGGACGGCGTGACAATCATACCTGTAACATATGATTTAATGAGGGCATGCTCTTTACTTGAAGCATATCCAGAAAAGCATTTTTATGGAGTAGATGAATATTATAAACGCACCGTAAAATATGATGTAACAGCTAACGGACTTTTGACTAACCCTAGAATATTGATAGAAAAGGGCGAATTTAACGTCGCTACTGACATAAAAGGGAACATTTATGTTCCAGACGGAGAAATATATGTCTTTAATAAAGACGGGGAAATACTAAAAGAGTTAAAAGTGCCTGAAAGGCCAGCGTGTATCCTATTTAGTAACCAGCAAGAAAATGACCTTTTCCTTTACATGACAGCACGCTCATCCTTATATAAGACAAGGATCTCGTTAGCTAACAATAAGGATAATGAAGAATAATAGAGCACGTTGTACATGTGAGAAGGTGCCTTAAATATTAGTGGTAAAAACTAAGGAAGCACGGAATGCTAGATTTAAAACAGAGGGAGAATTTACGGTTTAAAGAAAAAAACGTTAGTAACAGCTTGATAAAGCTGCTATTAACGTTTTTTCTTATATGTTGTAAAATTAGATATGAATTGACTTATACACAAATGAAAAGAGGAGAAGTGTATGAACCTAGTATGGAAAGGAATTTATAAAAGTGTTGACCAACTTCCGAAAGGAGATTTACCTGAACGAGCGGTGAAATTTAAGGAACCTGATAATTTGGTGCAATTAAACATAATCGCTTCATTATTTGTTATACCTGTTTTAATACTCATTGCTATTGCAGTTTTTCTTAAATTTGTAATAGCGGGAGGAGAAGTTACTTTTACGGTCTTTAATCTTTGGGGATTTCTTTTAGCCTTTTTAATGATATTGCCTCATGAAATGCTGCACGCAATGCTATTTCCAAAAGGTAAAGAGGTAGAGTTATGGGTAAGTCCAAAAGCGATGGCGGCATTTGTCGTATGTACGGCTCCCATATCAAAAGGGAGATTTATTTTCCTGAGTCTATTACCTAATATAGTATTTGGTTTTATTCCATTAGTAGTGTGGATAGTTCTTCCTGTAGGAGGCGCAATAGAAAATATATTATTTTCATTTGCAACATTAAGCTTATTATTTGGGGTCGGGGATTATTTAAATGTTTTCAATGCAGCACGCCAAATGCCAAATGGAGCACTCACACAATTGTCCGGAATGAATTCTTATTGGTTTATGCCTGAAGAAGAACAAAAAGCACAGTAAGGAAAAAATAATTATTCATACATAGCATGAAGCGGTTCTTCATCTTTTGATTGATAAAGAAAAAGAACCGTATTTGGAGGGCACTGAAAAAGTGGTGTTCTTTCACTTTTCCAGTGTCCCCAAGCAATGTGCGTAGCCGTCGCAATCTTTTAAAAGCCTGATAGGAGTGGGTTTATCCTATAAGGCGCGCGACGAACGTAGCCATTGCAACACAAATAAAAGGCACTGAAAAAGTGGTGTTCTTTCACTTATCCAGTGTCCTCCCGTTTTTGTGTTTTCTTAAGTCTAAAACTATGTCTATCTTCCCGTGTAATGATTATTTATAGCCATAATTCCTCCGCCAAATCTCCTATTTAAGTCATCTTACTATATATACACTTGCTATTAGAAAAGTAATAAATTAACATGAGAATATACGTTCGATTCGTGTTTTGCCTTATATGAAAATTTTATAAAGGAGAGTTAAACAATGGAAAAATATAAAGTCGTGAAGATACCTGCTTACCGTGCAATAGGATTAAAGTGGGAAGGGTCTTGGTCTGAAATAAGTGGGTTAAAAGAGGTAATTCAAGAGGCTGGCGATCGGCGGGAAGAATTAAGTCATATCGTTGCCCCCGTTGTTCAGTTAGGGCTATCCTATCACACTAGACAAGACGGATTTACCCATTATTCAGCTTATGAGGTTACGAGAGAGCAAGAAGTACCAGATGGAATGATAGAAATCGATATTCCAGAAATGACATACTTAGTTACGAATCATAAAAAAGGCGGAAATATCGGAAAAACATATGACGATATCGCTCAATATTTAAAGGAAAGTAATTATGAACCATATCGAGACGAAACAGTTCCATTTGAAAACTTACCAATTAAACATGAAAAGTATCCACTCGATAGGGATTTAGACGATCCCCATTTTGAGATTTTGATTCCTATAGAAAAGAAAGAGAAGGATATGTAATACGTGTGACCGTAAAAAAAGCTAGAATATTTATGTTTAACGGTGTAATATATTCTAAATATCATTTTTACAAGTTGATGAATGCAAGGGGGAAGGATCCATCCACAGAGAGGAAGAAAGGATACTTGTTCTACTCTCGCTAGATAAAGAAGGATTAATGCTTTCAAAGAAACGAAGCCTTTAAGTTTTTTGAATATTACAACGAATAGAGGTTGATGAAAGTTGACAATGGATGCGAAAAACCTTCCAATGAATGAATTACCTGTGAAAGAACCGACAATTTTTGATCATGTAGGGAATAAAATAATCACAGACGATCGAAAAATTGACATTATTGCCAGAATTAAAGAGCCACTAATCGTCCTTCTCGGTAATGTGTTAAGCGAAGAAGAGTGTGATCAACTCATAAGCTTGTCAAAGGATAGAATTGAGCGATCTAAAATTAGTAATAAAAGTGTTCATGACTTGAGAACGAGTAGTAGCATGTTCTTCGATGATGCAGAAAATGATGTTGTGTCGACAGTCGAAAAAAGAGTTTCACAAATTATGAAAATTCCAGTAGACCACGGAGAGGGAATCCAAATTTTAAATTATGCAATTGGGCAGGAGTATAAGGCACACTACGATTATTTTTCGTCAGGTAATAGTAAAGTCAATAACCCAAGAATTAGTACACTTGTGATGTACTTAAATGATGTAGAAGCTGGTGGAGAAACATACTTTCCAAAGCTGAATTTTTATGTTGCACCGAAAAAAGGGATGGCTGTATATTTCGAATACTTCTACAATGACACAACTTTAAACGAGCTAACATTACATGGGGGAGCACCAGTTGTTATTGGAGATAAATGGGCAGCAACACAGTGGATGAGAAGAAAGGCAACTAGCAATGTTTCAAGTTTTACTATATAAAACTATTTTTTTAAGAGTATGACTTAACAGGTGGAATTTTTACCTTTTGAGTTATACTCCTTATTTGTATAAAAAACGTGCAACTTAAATTGCTGAAAAATCGTATGTAATAGTATTCAAGTAGGTTGCAAAGGAAAGAGGCTGTTGTCATTGTGAAAAATATTATTCATTACAGCATCACTAAAAAGCCTTTACAAATCATCATTTTAACTTTGCTTGGAGTAGCACTATTTTTTTACATGAATCATTTTTTAACTCGGGAGTTTTTCAATAGACTATAAGTTTCCATTATTGTTTTTTACAGCGAAACACATGTTAAGTGTTAGGAATCCTGAAAGGACTGACCTTTATATTTTCATGCAACGAATATCATGGGGTGTGTTCCTGAATATCGGATGCATTCTATTAATTGCGGCTATTCTATAAGTTTCAGTGGGTGCGTTCTCATATAGGACTACTCCCATTTCTTTGTCTACCATTCTAATCTTCATATAAGGGGGAACAAAAACACCACCTTTTGACCTAAATTGTCGGGGAAATATAGGCATTAACTCCCTTAATATGAGTAGGTCTTTTCGTTTTAACCATCAGTTCACTTCAATCAATCGCATACGTTTCCATCGTGCTCTTCTAATATCCATATTTCTTTTCTATCATTTATGTAATTCGTACCGTAAGCTTTTATAATTTTTCATTTTTTTACTTTTATTTTTGGGGGTGATTTATTAGAATATATTTTTAATTCTAATAACTAGTTGTTATACTTATGAAATAAATAATAGAGAGGAGAGTTAATTATGGCAAACCATTCAAAAAGCCGCAGTAATGTTTTTAATGATATTAACAAGGCTCCAAATCGTGCAATGATACGTGCGATGGGCATAACCGACGAAGATTTCGAAAAACCTTTTATAGGAGTTGCTAGTACGTGGAGTGAGGTAACACCATGTAATATGCATATTGATGAATTAGCTAGGAAAGCGAAACAGGGAGCTAAAGAAGGTGGAGGGACGCCGTTCATCTTTAATACAATTACCGTCTCCGATGGTATTTCGATGGGAACAGAGGGGATGCGTTTTTCGTTACCTAGTAGAGAAGTGATTGCTGATTCTATAGAAACAGTCGTTGGAGCCCAAAACTACGATGGTGTTGTAGCTATCGGTGGCTGTGATAAAAACATGCCTGGCTGTATGATAGCAATTGGCCGCCTAAATCTGCCATCTGTGTTCGTTTATGGCGGGACGATTCGTCCAGGCAAAAATGATGGAGAGGACATTGATATTGTTTCTGCCTTCGAAGCAGTAGGGAAATACAACAATGGAGATATAGATAGTGACGGGTTAAACAAGATTGAATGTAATGCATGTCCAGGTGCAGGGGCATGTGGTGGTATGTATACTGCTAATACAATGGCATCAGCTATCGAAGCAATGGGGATGAGTTTACCGGGGAGTTCATCAAATCCAGCAGAATCCCCTGAAAAAATGGAAGATTGTATTGAGGCAGGAAAAGCAGTTTTAAATCTTGCGAATCAAGGGATACTTCCAAAGGATATTATGACTAAAAAAGCATTTGAAAATGCGATCACTGTTGTCATGGCATTGGGGGGATCAACAAATGCTGTACTTCATTTATTAGCATTAGCTCATACTGTTGATGTCGAACTCGATTTAGATGACTTTGAACGAATTCGTCAGCGTGTCCCTCATATTGCCGATTTAAAACCAAGTGGCAAATATGTTATGGAAGAATTATCAAAGGTTGGTGGGGTACCTGCTGTAATGAAACTGCTTCTTGAAAAAGGGCTACTTCACGGTGAATGCTTAACTGTTACCGGTAAGACGGTTGCTGAGAATCTTGCTGAGGTTGATCATTTAAAAGAAGGACAAAACATTGTTTCTTTTGAAAAACCGAAACGAGAAAATGGTCCCCTAGTAATATTAAAGGGAAATCTTGCTCCAGAAGGTGCAGTAGCAAAAATGTCAGGGTTAAAAATAAAAAATATCACTGGACCAGCCCGTGTGTTTGATTCTGAGAAAGAAGCAACCGAAGCTGTGTTAAATAATAAAATTAACGCTGGAGATGTAATTGTTATTCGTTATGTTGGTCCAAAAGGTGGACCTGGCATGGCTGAAATGTTATCTATTACAGCTATTGTTGTCGGGAAGGGGCTTGGAGAAAAGGTTGGTTTAATCACAGATGGCCGTTTTTCCGGAGGTACTCATGGGCTTGTAGTAGGACACATTTCTCCAGAAGCACAAGTAGGTGGGCCGATTGCATTAATTACAGAGGGAGACTTAATTACAATTGATAGTGAGACACAGGAGTTGACTGTTAATATTACAGAAGAGGAATTTGCTGAAAGACTAAAGGATTGGACAGCACCAGAGCAAAATATACGCGGAACATTAAAGAAATATGCTCGTTTAGTATCTTCAGCATCCAAAGGAGCAATTACAGATTAAAAATAGAGGGGATGCCAGAGGTTGATTGTTGAGGTTACTGAAAAAGTAAAGAGCAACTTTTTCGCCGAAATTTCCGGGACTGGAAATAGTAAATATACTATTTCCAGTCCCCTTTTAAACATGTAGGATATCCTCAAAAAAGTAAGCTTAATAACGATGGTTTTCGGCAGCCATTGCAATGGCTTTCGTTTCATGTACGGTACCAAATGGATGCTCTGGTGGAGCATAGATCGAGTATAGTTTTAGTGGCTGATGACCTGTATTGATAAGGTTGTGCCACTTTCCAGCTGGTACAAATATCGCATAATCCTTATACGCTTGCTGTTGGAAATTTAGGTACTCTTTTCTATCGCCCATTTGCACTAATCCTTGCCCCTCTTCGATTCGAAGGAACTGATCAAGGTGAGGATGAACCTCCAAGCCGATGTCTTCACCTACGTCGATACTCATCAAAGTTAATTGCAAATGTTTACCTGTCCATAAAGCTGTCCGGAAATTTTGATTATTCTTCGTGACTGTCTCCATATCAACTACAAAAGGGTTTGATCCGTAATCAACAAGATTCGTGTCTCGGTATTTAGGATTAATACTCCTATAGTTAGGATTGTTAAGCCATGTGTCATAGCCTCCGTTGCTATAGTTCCACTGAGTGTTCACCGCATTAGGCCAATGGGATGGTCGGTATGGTGGATAATACATTTTCTTCTCCTCTCGAAAGTCCATTTTCCTTTTATCCTATGCAGATGTCTATTTATAAGTAAGTAAAAAAATAAAAATGGGCGAGAGGTTTATGCTGGTCAAATGATGTATATTAAGTCATGTAAGTTAATAAAGGGATGGTTTGATAGGTAAAAAGTATGCAAAGGAGAACCGTCCCTATTAGCCTAATTAAAGTGTTTTTCCAGTTGG is a window from the Evansella cellulosilytica DSM 2522 genome containing:
- a CDS encoding DUF3267 domain-containing protein, which produces MNLVWKGIYKSVDQLPKGDLPERAVKFKEPDNLVQLNIIASLFVIPVLILIAIAVFLKFVIAGGEVTFTVFNLWGFLLAFLMILPHEMLHAMLFPKGKEVELWVSPKAMAAFVVCTAPISKGRFIFLSLLPNIVFGFIPLVVWIVLPVGGAIENILFSFATLSLLFGVGDYLNVFNAARQMPNGALTQLSGMNSYWFMPEEEQKAQ
- a CDS encoding GyrI-like domain-containing protein, producing the protein MEKYKVVKIPAYRAIGLKWEGSWSEISGLKEVIQEAGDRREELSHIVAPVVQLGLSYHTRQDGFTHYSAYEVTREQEVPDGMIEIDIPEMTYLVTNHKKGGNIGKTYDDIAQYLKESNYEPYRDETVPFENLPIKHEKYPLDRDLDDPHFEILIPIEKKEKDM
- a CDS encoding 2OG-Fe(II) oxygenase, whose amino-acid sequence is MTMDAKNLPMNELPVKEPTIFDHVGNKIITDDRKIDIIARIKEPLIVLLGNVLSEEECDQLISLSKDRIERSKISNKSVHDLRTSSSMFFDDAENDVVSTVEKRVSQIMKIPVDHGEGIQILNYAIGQEYKAHYDYFSSGNSKVNNPRISTLVMYLNDVEAGGETYFPKLNFYVAPKKGMAVYFEYFYNDTTLNELTLHGGAPVVIGDKWAATQWMRRKATSNVSSFTI
- the ilvD gene encoding dihydroxy-acid dehydratase; the encoded protein is MANHSKSRSNVFNDINKAPNRAMIRAMGITDEDFEKPFIGVASTWSEVTPCNMHIDELARKAKQGAKEGGGTPFIFNTITVSDGISMGTEGMRFSLPSREVIADSIETVVGAQNYDGVVAIGGCDKNMPGCMIAIGRLNLPSVFVYGGTIRPGKNDGEDIDIVSAFEAVGKYNNGDIDSDGLNKIECNACPGAGACGGMYTANTMASAIEAMGMSLPGSSSNPAESPEKMEDCIEAGKAVLNLANQGILPKDIMTKKAFENAITVVMALGGSTNAVLHLLALAHTVDVELDLDDFERIRQRVPHIADLKPSGKYVMEELSKVGGVPAVMKLLLEKGLLHGECLTVTGKTVAENLAEVDHLKEGQNIVSFEKPKRENGPLVILKGNLAPEGAVAKMSGLKIKNITGPARVFDSEKEATEAVLNNKINAGDVIVIRYVGPKGGPGMAEMLSITAIVVGKGLGEKVGLITDGRFSGGTHGLVVGHISPEAQVGGPIALITEGDLITIDSETQELTVNITEEEFAERLKDWTAPEQNIRGTLKKYARLVSSASKGAITD
- a CDS encoding cupin domain-containing protein produces the protein MYYPPYRPSHWPNAVNTQWNYSNGGYDTWLNNPNYRSINPKYRDTNLVDYGSNPFVVDMETVTKNNQNFRTALWTGKHLQLTLMSIDVGEDIGLEVHPHLDQFLRIEEGQGLVQMGDRKEYLNFQQQAYKDYAIFVPAGKWHNLINTGHQPLKLYSIYAPPEHPFGTVHETKAIAMAAENHRY